From Actinosynnema mirum DSM 43827, a single genomic window includes:
- a CDS encoding ArsR/SmtB family transcription factor: protein MRLRFAVSPIWETVAGLRLLARAHAPHPHAEWLGWATGKLAALPDDRSVLSALVARADIPEFLIPTPGNRMVGFDAELEALTWTTTPERVTGALGAQAGLLAAPDAVPRLQERLRAVHDAVIRPVWAQVEGVLQGDLERRGQRLLDAGPPAVLGELHPDVTFESLRLVVSGRAITPGERDLVLLPSAFVWPGTHLRDSPLRLGLHYPARGFGSVWQRSCRATGDGLDRLLGGTRAALLRALERPVSVSELAGALGVTAGAVSQHLGVLRAAGLAVSRREGREVVSLRTALGVALLRGEV, encoded by the coding sequence ATGCGCCTGCGCTTCGCCGTATCACCGATCTGGGAGACCGTCGCCGGACTGCGCCTGCTGGCCCGCGCGCACGCCCCGCACCCGCACGCCGAGTGGCTGGGCTGGGCCACCGGCAAGCTCGCCGCGCTGCCCGACGACCGCTCGGTGTTGTCCGCGCTGGTGGCCAGAGCGGACATACCGGAGTTCCTGATACCCACACCGGGCAACCGCATGGTCGGCTTCGACGCCGAGCTGGAGGCCCTGACCTGGACCACCACCCCCGAGCGGGTGACGGGGGCGCTGGGCGCGCAGGCCGGGCTGCTGGCCGCCCCGGACGCGGTGCCCCGGCTCCAGGAGCGGCTGCGGGCGGTGCACGACGCGGTGATCCGGCCGGTGTGGGCGCAGGTCGAGGGCGTGCTGCAGGGCGACCTGGAGCGCAGGGGGCAACGCCTGCTCGACGCCGGGCCACCCGCGGTGCTGGGGGAGCTGCACCCGGACGTGACGTTCGAGTCGCTCAGACTGGTGGTCTCCGGCCGTGCGATCACCCCCGGTGAGCGGGACCTGGTGCTGCTGCCGTCCGCGTTCGTGTGGCCGGGCACGCACCTGCGCGACAGCCCGCTGCGGCTGGGCCTGCACTACCCGGCGCGCGGGTTCGGCTCGGTGTGGCAGCGCTCCTGCCGGGCCACCGGCGACGGCCTCGACCGGCTGCTCGGCGGCACGCGCGCGGCGCTGCTGCGGGCGCTGGAGCGGCCGGTGAGCGTGAGCGAGCTGGCGGGGGCGCTCGGCGTGACGGCGGGGGCGGTGTCGCAGCACCTCGGGGTGCTGCGGGCGGCCGGGCTGGCGGTGAGCAGGCGGGAGGGGCGCGAGGTG
- the gcvH gene encoding glycine cleavage system protein GcvH, with protein sequence MIPEELKYTEEHEWVQRTGETTVRLGITDFAQAQLGDVVFVQLPELGEKVSAGQTLGEVESTKSVSDIYAPLAGEVTARNDSLDQQPDLINEDPYGEGWMVELRLDDTDAFEGLLDAAAYQELVQE encoded by the coding sequence GTGATTCCCGAGGAGCTCAAGTACACCGAGGAACATGAGTGGGTGCAGCGCACAGGTGAGACCACCGTGCGCCTGGGCATCACCGACTTCGCCCAAGCCCAGCTCGGCGACGTCGTGTTCGTCCAGCTCCCGGAGCTCGGCGAGAAGGTCTCCGCAGGCCAGACGCTGGGCGAGGTGGAGTCGACGAAGAGCGTGTCGGACATCTACGCGCCGCTCGCGGGCGAGGTCACCGCGCGCAACGACTCACTGGACCAGCAGCCCGACCTCATCAACGAGGACCCCTACGGCGAGGGCTGGATGGTGGAGCTCCGCCTCGACGACACCGACGCGTTCGAGGGCCTCCTCGACGCCGCCGCATACCAGGAGCTGGTCCAGGAGTGA
- a CDS encoding MFS transporter, which translates to MTWGRLQAVAISGAAGQGLLLTLLPLLAVSITTDPAAVSLVNVVGQLPWLLFSLFAGVLIDRARRTAVLGWSFAVLAVSALALAAIGERGGLPLLLAVAFVVTSAQVLGDGASGALVPEVVGPDRLASANARLMVIEQGVVRFVVPPLAGFAVGVGTGYAAWGALVCALLALAMMRGTASAPATPSGQNPVRDIAEGLKYLVGTRLLLAISVAVALGSFASSAEFGIFVLYAMQEIGVDEFGYGVLLACTSAGWVAMSFFVDAIVRRLGYSWSMRLAQVAMVLSAVALALAPRSPAFVGVVMFLNTALVLIWNVCSQSSRQRFTPRRLLGRVLTGHRALAWGLNPLGALAGGLLAAQAGLRSVYWMAAVVQVGALAVAWFALSPKAFREAEDAAAARAVAV; encoded by the coding sequence ATGACATGGGGACGATTGCAGGCGGTAGCGATCTCGGGCGCGGCGGGGCAGGGCCTGCTGCTGACCCTGCTGCCGCTGCTGGCCGTGTCGATCACGACCGATCCGGCGGCGGTGTCGCTGGTGAACGTGGTCGGGCAGCTCCCGTGGCTGCTGTTCTCGCTGTTCGCGGGCGTGCTGATCGACCGGGCGCGGCGCACGGCGGTGCTCGGCTGGTCGTTCGCGGTGCTGGCGGTGTCGGCGCTCGCGCTGGCCGCGATCGGGGAGCGCGGCGGGTTGCCGCTGCTACTCGCCGTGGCGTTCGTGGTCACCTCGGCGCAGGTGCTCGGCGACGGCGCGTCCGGCGCGCTGGTGCCCGAGGTGGTGGGGCCGGACCGGTTGGCGTCGGCGAACGCGCGGCTGATGGTGATCGAGCAGGGCGTCGTGCGGTTCGTGGTGCCGCCGCTGGCGGGGTTCGCGGTCGGGGTCGGCACCGGGTACGCGGCGTGGGGCGCGCTGGTGTGCGCGCTGCTGGCGCTGGCGATGATGCGCGGCACGGCCTCGGCCCCCGCGACGCCGAGCGGGCAGAACCCGGTGCGGGACATCGCGGAGGGCCTGAAGTACCTGGTGGGGACGCGGTTGCTGCTGGCGATCAGCGTGGCGGTGGCGCTGGGGTCGTTCGCCTCGTCGGCCGAGTTCGGGATCTTCGTGCTGTACGCGATGCAGGAGATCGGGGTCGACGAGTTCGGCTACGGCGTGCTGCTGGCGTGCACGTCGGCCGGGTGGGTGGCGATGTCGTTCTTCGTGGACGCGATCGTGCGGCGGCTCGGCTACTCGTGGTCGATGCGGCTGGCGCAGGTGGCGATGGTGCTGAGCGCGGTGGCGCTGGCGCTCGCCCCGAGGTCGCCCGCGTTCGTGGGGGTGGTGATGTTCCTGAACACGGCGCTGGTGCTGATCTGGAACGTGTGCTCGCAGTCGTCGCGGCAGCGGTTCACGCCGCGCAGGCTGCTCGGGCGGGTGCTGACGGGGCACCGGGCGCTGGCGTGGGGGTTGAACCCGCTGGGCGCGCTGGCGGGCGGGCTGCTGGCGGCGCAGGCGGGGCTGCGGTCGGTGTACTGGATGGCGGCGGTGGTGCAGGTGGGGGCGCTGGCGGTGGCGTGGTTCGCGCTGTCGCCGAAGGCGTTCCGGGAGGCCGAGGACGCGGCGGCGGCTCGGGCGGTGGCGGTCTAG
- a CDS encoding ATP-binding protein — MTDQLADRHWRAEFPAEPARLSALRQRVDRWLAGLGVEQDDRYDLLMAVNEAVSNSIEHAYPPGSPGSVRVEATVEPDGRVRVVVADDGRWRVPPPGLSSRGRGLLLMRESVDEVLLDRSPGGTTVVLVLSGRHSPGTTRLAVGAHQEVVVRERAGWVEVVVRGDVPVRAGPAVRRAILTAARGGAVPVVVDLRELGDRADGLVRSLRAVASAAAEAGTRVVVRAPEGGSAHRALVASGVDQVVDLVGHASPGHRPAPRPPTGER, encoded by the coding sequence GTGACCGACCAACTCGCCGACCGGCACTGGCGGGCGGAGTTCCCCGCCGAGCCGGCAAGGCTCTCGGCCCTTCGACAGCGCGTCGACCGGTGGCTCGCCGGTCTCGGCGTCGAGCAGGACGACCGCTACGACCTGCTGATGGCTGTCAACGAGGCCGTCAGCAACTCCATCGAGCACGCCTACCCGCCGGGCTCGCCCGGCAGCGTGCGCGTCGAGGCGACCGTCGAGCCGGACGGTCGCGTCAGGGTGGTCGTCGCCGACGACGGGCGCTGGCGCGTCCCGCCGCCGGGGCTGTCGTCCAGGGGGCGCGGCCTGCTGCTGATGCGCGAGAGCGTGGACGAGGTGCTGCTGGACCGGTCGCCCGGCGGCACCACCGTCGTGCTCGTGCTCTCCGGCAGGCACTCCCCCGGAACCACCCGCCTCGCGGTCGGCGCCCACCAGGAGGTGGTGGTGCGCGAGCGCGCGGGGTGGGTGGAGGTCGTGGTCAGGGGCGACGTGCCCGTCCGCGCCGGTCCCGCCGTGCGGCGCGCGATCCTCACCGCGGCGCGCGGCGGCGCCGTTCCGGTGGTGGTGGACCTGCGCGAGCTGGGGGACCGGGCGGACGGGTTGGTGCGCAGCCTGCGCGCGGTCGCCTCGGCCGCGGCCGAGGCGGGGACGCGCGTGGTGGTGCGGGCGCCCGAGGGCGGGTCCGCGCACCGGGCGCTCGTCGCCTCCGGGGTCGACCAGGTCGTCGACCTGGTCGGGCACGCTAGCCCCGGTCACCGCCCAGCGCCTCGGCCACCGACGGGTGAACGCTGA
- a CDS encoding bifunctional nuclease family protein translates to MSEMRVVGVRVELPANQPILLLRETEGERYLPIWIGSVEATAIALEQQGVRPARPLTHDLLKDVIGALGRQLEQVRIIDLQEGTYFAELVFDGDIRVSARPSDSVALALRVGVPIHADEAVLAEAGLIIPDEQEDEVEKFREFLDSVSPEDFRGADT, encoded by the coding sequence ATGAGCGAGATGCGCGTCGTCGGAGTGCGGGTGGAGCTGCCCGCGAACCAGCCGATCCTGCTGCTGCGCGAGACCGAGGGTGAGCGGTACCTGCCGATCTGGATCGGCTCGGTGGAGGCCACCGCCATCGCCCTTGAGCAGCAGGGTGTGCGACCCGCCCGGCCGCTGACCCACGACCTGCTCAAGGACGTGATCGGGGCGCTGGGGCGGCAGCTCGAACAGGTTCGCATCATCGATCTGCAGGAGGGCACCTACTTCGCCGAGCTCGTGTTCGACGGCGACATCAGGGTGTCCGCGCGGCCCAGCGACTCCGTGGCGCTGGCGCTGCGGGTCGGCGTCCCGATCCACGCGGACGAGGCCGTGCTCGCCGAGGCCGGGCTGATCATCCCGGACGAGCAGGAGGACGAGGTCGAGAAGTTCCGCGAGTTCCTCGACTCCGTCTCCCCGGAGGACTTCCGCGGCGCGGACACGTAG
- a CDS encoding STAS domain-containing protein translates to MTTDGSGTGAVESGPAEHIDISAERVADGVTVVRVTGEVDMLTAPRLRSEVIERITTGGTLVLDLGGVGFLGSAGLAVLVEAAQRSTREQAAFRVVAVERAVLRPLAATGLGEVFSVHPSVAEALGGDRG, encoded by the coding sequence GTGACCACGGACGGAAGCGGGACGGGCGCCGTCGAGTCGGGTCCCGCCGAGCACATCGACATCAGCGCGGAGCGGGTCGCCGACGGCGTCACCGTGGTCAGGGTCACCGGTGAGGTCGACATGCTGACCGCGCCCCGGCTGCGCTCGGAGGTGATCGAGCGGATCACCACCGGCGGCACCCTCGTGCTCGACCTCGGCGGCGTCGGCTTCCTCGGCTCGGCCGGTCTCGCGGTGCTCGTGGAGGCCGCTCAGCGCAGCACTCGCGAGCAGGCCGCGTTCCGGGTCGTCGCGGTGGAGCGCGCCGTGCTCCGCCCGCTGGCCGCGACCGGTCTGGGCGAGGTGTTCAGCGTTCACCCGTCGGTGGCCGAGGCGCTGGGCGGTGACCGGGGCTAG
- a CDS encoding MerR family transcriptional regulator, with the protein MTSAGRPQRGGMGIGAVLSQLRSEFPGVTISKIRFLEAEGLVRPARTASGYRRFSVSDVERLRYVLTAQRDRYLPLKVIREQLDAADDGLSGPAPAGPVPLSAERDVDHGRGEQVLAGRPWSTTRRPGGARSGDEVPAARDAEHPLPAGPAGPAPDRTAPARVAAPTAPAPRSELPTAADLAPAPGDRLSREDLLAQSGLDRAALAELERSGLLAPGPGGLHDPDALAVARTVRALARYGVELRDLRPARAAADRELATVERVLAPLRPGRDPRTRARADEVGREVAALLVALHTLLVRSGVRELAGDRVSPR; encoded by the coding sequence GTGACGTCGGCCGGGCGGCCCCAGCGCGGGGGGATGGGCATCGGGGCCGTGCTCTCGCAGCTCCGGTCCGAGTTCCCCGGCGTGACGATCTCCAAGATCCGCTTCCTGGAAGCGGAAGGGCTGGTCCGCCCGGCGCGCACGGCGTCGGGCTACCGCCGGTTCAGCGTTTCGGACGTCGAGCGGCTGAGGTACGTGCTCACCGCGCAGCGCGACCGCTACCTGCCGCTCAAGGTCATCCGCGAGCAGCTGGACGCGGCCGACGACGGCCTCTCGGGTCCCGCTCCGGCGGGGCCCGTTCCGCTTTCGGCGGAACGCGACGTGGATCACGGCCGGGGCGAGCAGGTGCTCGCGGGCCGCCCGTGGTCCACGACGCGGCGCCCCGGCGGCGCGCGGTCCGGTGACGAGGTCCCGGCCGCCCGCGACGCCGAGCACCCCCTCCCGGCCGGTCCCGCCGGTCCCGCGCCCGATCGCACCGCGCCCGCGCGGGTGGCGGCGCCCACCGCGCCCGCTCCCCGCTCCGAGCTCCCCACTGCCGCCGACCTGGCCCCCGCCCCCGGCGACCGGCTGTCCCGCGAGGACCTGCTGGCCCAGTCCGGGCTCGACCGGGCGGCCCTGGCCGAGCTGGAGCGGTCGGGCCTGCTCGCGCCCGGCCCCGGCGGCCTGCACGACCCCGACGCGCTGGCCGTGGCCAGGACCGTCCGGGCCCTCGCCCGCTACGGCGTCGAGCTGCGCGACCTGCGCCCCGCCCGCGCCGCCGCCGACCGCGAGCTGGCCACCGTCGAGCGCGTCCTCGCCCCGCTGCGCCCCGGCCGCGACCCCAGGACCAGGGCGCGCGCCGACGAGGTGGGCCGCGAGGTGGCCGCGCTGCTCGTGGCGCTGCACACACTGCTGGTCCGCTCCGGCGTGCGGGAACTCGCCGGTGACCGCGTTTCGCCGAGGTGA
- a CDS encoding CDP-alcohol phosphatidyltransferase family protein — protein MSTPPAAEPAPQDRYLTIPNALSVLRLLGVPVFLYLLLGPRADGWALVLLIAAGVSDWLDGKIARWLDQTSKLGVLLDPAADRLYIVATMIAFVVRDILPLWVVLVLVGRELVVGACLPVLRRLGYRAAFTITYLGKAATFILLYAFPMLLVAQGGSTFAQVIRPFAYAMMAWGAALYLWSGALYAYQLVLASRAQRPGVVSA, from the coding sequence GTGTCCACGCCGCCCGCAGCCGAACCGGCCCCCCAGGACCGGTACCTCACCATCCCGAACGCGCTCAGCGTCCTGCGGCTGCTCGGCGTGCCCGTGTTCCTCTACCTGCTGCTCGGCCCGCGCGCCGACGGCTGGGCGCTGGTGCTGCTGATCGCCGCGGGCGTCTCCGACTGGCTCGACGGCAAGATCGCGCGCTGGCTGGACCAGACCAGCAAGCTCGGCGTGCTGCTCGACCCGGCGGCCGACCGCCTCTACATCGTCGCCACGATGATCGCGTTCGTCGTGCGCGACATCCTGCCCCTGTGGGTGGTGCTGGTCCTCGTGGGCCGCGAGCTGGTGGTCGGCGCGTGCCTGCCGGTGCTGCGCCGCCTCGGCTACCGGGCCGCGTTCACGATCACCTACCTCGGCAAGGCCGCCACGTTCATCCTGCTCTACGCGTTCCCCATGCTCCTGGTCGCCCAGGGCGGCTCGACGTTCGCGCAGGTCATCAGGCCTTTCGCCTACGCCATGATGGCCTGGGGAGCGGCCCTCTACCTGTGGTCCGGGGCGCTGTACGCGTACCAGCTCGTGCTCGCGTCCCGAGCGCAACGGCCGGGGGTCGTCTCCGCCTGA
- a CDS encoding ATP-binding protein: MSHTEPHSGELDNALSGVELRIAADPTQLSVVRAVAADIAMRQDFDLDSIEDLKLAVDEACSTLISLASKGAVLSARFVVADGDVQVSTQVVSERAAPPDRDSFGWRVLSALVDSVTTWVAPKSGEESYEVHIDLVKRSLGTVDA; the protein is encoded by the coding sequence GTGTCGCACACGGAGCCGCACAGCGGTGAGCTTGACAACGCCCTGAGCGGGGTGGAGCTGCGGATCGCGGCGGACCCCACGCAACTGTCGGTCGTCCGCGCGGTCGCGGCCGACATCGCCATGCGGCAGGACTTCGACCTGGACTCGATCGAGGACCTGAAGCTCGCGGTGGACGAGGCCTGCTCGACGCTGATCTCCCTGGCGTCGAAGGGCGCGGTGCTGAGCGCCCGCTTCGTGGTCGCGGACGGGGACGTCCAGGTGTCGACGCAGGTCGTCTCCGAGCGCGCCGCCCCGCCGGACCGCGACAGCTTCGGCTGGCGCGTGCTGAGCGCGCTGGTCGACTCGGTGACCACGTGGGTCGCGCCGAAGTCCGGCGAGGAGAGCTACGAGGTGCACATCGACCTGGTCAAGCGGTCACTGGGGACGGTGGATGCGTGA
- the gcvP gene encoding aminomethyl-transferring glycine dehydrogenase — MTQDRIPLAALEHGTPFADRHVGPRPAELARMLDVIGVGSLEELAQRAVPESIREGDLALDLPEPATETEALAELRALAARNRPMTQMIGLGYHGTFTPAVIRRNVLENPAWYTAYTPYQPEISQGRLEALLNFQTVVGDLTGVPVANASMLDEPTAAAEAMTLVRRAGRSKSTKFVVDADTLPQTLAVIETRAEPLGIEIVVADLSQGLEGLGLGGDFFGVLLSYPGASGVVRDHEGLIAEIHKAGAQAVVAADLLALTLLRPPGEIGADVVVGTTQRFGVPMGFGGPHAGYMAVRSGLERQLPGRLVGVSVDADGNPAYRLALQTREQHIRREKATSNICTAQVLLAVMASMYAVYHGPEGLRAIATRAHRMATVLAAGLCEGGVDVVHGEFFDTVRASVPGRADEVVAAARELGVNLWRADADTVSIACDETTTRAHLALVWRAFGVAVADVDALDSDTADGIPADLRRTTDYLTHPVFHRHRSETALLRYLRSLSDKDVALDRSMIPLGSCTMKLNATAEMEPVTWPEFADLHPFAPASDAEGLLSLIGDLEGWLAEVTGYDAVSLQPNAGSQGEFAGLLAIRAYHRANGDFERDVCLIPSSAHGTNAASAVMAGMRVVVVKCDERGNVDLGDLKDKVLAHAERLAAIMITYPSTHGVYEDTVREVCGLVHDAGGQVYVDGANLNALIGLARYGKFGSDVSHLNLHKTFCIPHGGGGPGVGPIGVRSHLAPYLPNHPLQPGAGPETGVGPISGAPWGSASILPISWAYVRMMGADGLRRATMTAVAAANYVARRLDEHYPVLYTGEGGFVAHECILDLRPLTKATGVTVDDVAKRLADYGLHAPTMSFPVAGTLMVEPTESEDLAEIDRFVDAMIAIRAEIDKVGSGDWPADDNPLRNAPHTAASVTGEWAHPYGRDLAVFPAGTSAAKIWPPVRRIDGAKGDRNLVCSCPPISAFGS; from the coding sequence ATGACGCAGGACCGCATCCCGCTCGCCGCCCTCGAGCACGGGACCCCGTTCGCCGACCGCCACGTCGGCCCCCGCCCCGCCGAGCTGGCCAGGATGCTCGACGTCATCGGCGTCGGGTCCCTGGAGGAGCTGGCGCAGCGCGCGGTGCCCGAGTCGATCCGCGAGGGCGACCTGGCGCTGGACCTGCCCGAGCCCGCCACCGAGACCGAGGCCCTCGCCGAGCTGCGCGCGCTCGCCGCCCGCAACCGGCCGATGACCCAGATGATCGGCCTCGGCTACCACGGCACGTTCACCCCGGCCGTGATCCGCCGCAACGTGCTGGAGAACCCGGCCTGGTACACGGCGTACACCCCGTACCAGCCGGAGATCTCGCAGGGCCGCCTCGAGGCGCTGCTCAACTTCCAGACCGTCGTCGGCGACCTGACCGGCGTCCCCGTGGCCAACGCCTCGATGCTGGACGAGCCCACCGCCGCCGCCGAGGCCATGACCCTCGTGCGCCGCGCCGGCCGCTCCAAGTCCACCAAGTTCGTGGTCGACGCCGACACCCTCCCGCAGACCCTCGCCGTCATCGAGACCAGGGCCGAGCCGCTCGGCATCGAGATCGTCGTGGCCGACCTGTCCCAGGGCCTGGAGGGCCTCGGGCTCGGCGGCGACTTCTTCGGCGTGCTGCTGTCCTACCCCGGCGCCTCCGGCGTGGTCCGCGACCACGAGGGCCTCATCGCCGAGATCCACAAGGCGGGCGCCCAGGCCGTCGTGGCCGCCGACCTGCTCGCCCTCACCCTGCTGCGCCCGCCCGGCGAGATCGGCGCGGACGTCGTCGTCGGCACCACCCAGCGGTTCGGCGTGCCCATGGGCTTCGGCGGCCCCCACGCCGGCTACATGGCGGTCCGCTCCGGCCTGGAGCGCCAGCTGCCCGGCCGCCTGGTCGGCGTGTCCGTCGACGCCGACGGCAACCCCGCCTACCGCCTGGCCCTGCAGACCCGCGAGCAGCACATCCGCCGCGAGAAGGCCACCAGCAACATCTGCACCGCGCAGGTCCTGCTGGCCGTGATGGCGTCGATGTACGCCGTCTACCACGGCCCCGAGGGCCTGCGCGCCATCGCGACCCGCGCCCACCGCATGGCCACCGTGCTCGCCGCGGGCCTGTGCGAGGGCGGCGTGGACGTCGTGCACGGCGAGTTCTTCGACACCGTCCGCGCCTCCGTGCCGGGCCGCGCCGACGAGGTCGTCGCCGCCGCGCGCGAGCTGGGCGTGAACCTGTGGCGCGCCGACGCCGACACCGTGTCGATCGCCTGCGACGAGACCACCACCCGCGCGCACCTCGCGCTCGTGTGGCGGGCGTTCGGCGTGGCCGTCGCCGACGTGGACGCCCTCGACTCCGACACCGCCGACGGCATCCCCGCCGACCTGCGCCGCACCACCGACTACCTGACCCACCCGGTGTTCCACCGGCACCGCTCGGAGACCGCGCTGCTGCGCTACCTGCGGTCCCTGTCGGACAAGGACGTGGCGCTCGACCGCAGCATGATCCCGCTCGGCTCGTGCACCATGAAGCTCAACGCGACCGCCGAGATGGAGCCGGTCACCTGGCCGGAGTTCGCCGACCTGCACCCGTTCGCGCCCGCCTCCGACGCGGAGGGCCTGCTGTCGCTCATCGGCGACCTGGAGGGCTGGCTGGCCGAGGTCACCGGGTACGACGCGGTGTCGCTCCAGCCGAACGCGGGCAGCCAGGGCGAGTTCGCGGGCCTGCTCGCGATCCGCGCGTACCACCGCGCCAACGGCGATTTCGAGCGCGACGTGTGCCTGATCCCGTCGTCCGCGCACGGCACCAACGCCGCGTCCGCCGTCATGGCCGGGATGCGGGTGGTCGTCGTCAAGTGCGACGAGCGCGGCAACGTGGACCTGGGCGACCTCAAGGACAAGGTCCTGGCGCACGCCGAGCGCCTGGCCGCGATCATGATCACCTACCCGTCGACGCACGGGGTGTACGAGGACACCGTGCGCGAGGTGTGCGGCCTGGTGCACGACGCGGGCGGCCAGGTGTACGTGGACGGGGCGAACCTGAACGCGCTCATCGGGCTGGCCCGGTACGGCAAGTTCGGGTCGGACGTGTCGCACCTGAACCTGCACAAGACGTTCTGCATCCCGCACGGCGGCGGCGGCCCCGGCGTCGGCCCGATCGGCGTCCGCTCGCACCTGGCCCCGTACCTGCCGAACCACCCGCTGCAGCCCGGCGCGGGCCCGGAGACCGGCGTCGGCCCGATCTCGGGCGCGCCGTGGGGCTCGGCGTCGATCCTGCCGATCTCGTGGGCGTACGTGCGCATGATGGGCGCGGACGGCCTGCGCAGGGCCACGATGACGGCGGTCGCGGCGGCGAACTACGTCGCGCGGCGCCTGGACGAGCACTACCCGGTCCTCTACACCGGCGAGGGCGGGTTCGTGGCCCACGAGTGCATCCTCGACCTGCGCCCGCTGACCAAGGCGACCGGCGTGACCGTGGACGACGTGGCCAAGCGCCTCGCGGACTACGGCCTGCACGCCCCCACGATGTCGTTCCCGGTCGCGGGCACGCTCATGGTCGAGCCGACCGAGAGCGAGGACCTGGCCGAGATCGACCGCTTCGTGGACGCGATGATCGCGATCCGCGCCGAGATCGACAAGGTCGGCTCCGGCGACTGGCCCGCCGACGACAACCCGCTCCGCAACGCCCCGCACACCGCGGCGTCGGTGACGGGGGAGTGGGCGCACCCGTACGGCCGCGACTTGGCGGTGTTCCCGGCGGGGACGTCGGCCGCGAAGATCTGGCCGCCGGTCCGCCGGATCGACGGCGCGAAGGGCGACCGCAACCTGGTCTGCTCCTGCCCGCCGATCTCCGCCTTCGGCAGCTGA
- a CDS encoding MerR family transcriptional regulator → MVEEAPIRAGSGEQGELFPDSSLPDELVGYRGPAACQIAGITYRQLDYWARTGLVNPTIRSAHGSGSQRLYSFKDILVLKVVKRLLDTGVSLQNIRVAVDHLRERGVQDLARITLFSDGTTVYECTSPEEVVDLLQGGQGVFGIAVSGAMREISGTIHEFPAERADGTEIVVVAEDELAKRRRTRATG, encoded by the coding sequence GTGGTCGAGGAAGCGCCCATCCGGGCCGGATCCGGCGAACAGGGTGAGCTGTTCCCGGACTCCTCGCTGCCGGACGAGCTGGTCGGCTACCGGGGGCCCGCCGCGTGCCAGATCGCCGGGATCACCTACCGGCAGCTCGACTACTGGGCGAGGACGGGCCTGGTGAACCCGACCATAAGGAGCGCCCACGGCTCCGGGAGCCAGCGGCTCTACTCGTTCAAGGACATCCTGGTCCTCAAGGTGGTCAAGCGGCTGCTGGACACCGGCGTCTCGCTCCAGAACATCCGGGTCGCGGTGGACCACCTGCGCGAGCGCGGGGTGCAGGACCTCGCCCGGATAACGCTGTTCAGCGACGGGACCACGGTGTACGAGTGCACCTCGCCCGAGGAGGTCGTCGACCTGCTGCAGGGCGGGCAGGGCGTGTTCGGGATCGCGGTCAGCGGGGCCATGCGGGAGATCAGCGGGACGATCCACGAGTTCCCGGCCGAGCGCGCGGACGGCACCGAGATCGTGGTGGTGGCGGAGGACGAGCTGGCCAAGCGCAGGCGCACGAGAGCCACGGGCTGA
- the garA gene encoding glycogen accumulation regulator GarA: MSTNDGPGVPPEQSPERTSVFRADFLAEVEGAPASEPAVAGVDALPAGSALLVVKRGPNAGSRFLLDRDTTSAGRHPDSDIFLDDVTVSRRHAEFRREGGEFVVIDVGSLNGTYVNREPVDQAVLANGDEVQIGKFRLVFLTGPGAGGQG; the protein is encoded by the coding sequence GTGAGCACGAACGACGGGCCAGGCGTTCCGCCCGAGCAGTCCCCGGAGCGGACCTCCGTTTTCCGGGCCGACTTCCTCGCCGAGGTCGAAGGCGCGCCCGCGAGCGAGCCCGCGGTGGCGGGCGTCGACGCCCTGCCGGCCGGGTCCGCCCTGCTGGTGGTCAAGCGGGGGCCCAACGCGGGCTCGCGCTTCCTGCTGGACCGGGACACGACCAGCGCCGGTCGCCACCCCGACAGCGACATCTTCCTCGACGACGTCACCGTGTCCCGCAGGCACGCGGAGTTCCGCCGCGAGGGCGGCGAGTTCGTGGTGATCGACGTGGGCAGCCTCAACGGCACCTACGTCAACCGCGAGCCCGTCGACCAGGCGGTCCTCGCGAACGGCGACGAGGTCCAGATCGGCAAGTTCCGCCTGGTCTTCCTGACCGGCCCCGGCGCGGGCGGCCAGGGGTAG